GGTGTGGTCGACGTAATACTCGACTTTGTCCTGCAGCGTGGCCACGGTGGTGACACCGGCGAATTCACGGCGCAGCTTGCGGGCAATCATCGGCTTGAGCAGCCAGCCCAGGGCGCCGGCAAAGCGCGGGAAGCGGAAGTGGGTCAGGATGTCCAGAAAGGCCTTGTCACTGAACAGCCTGTCCAGCACTGCCGGGACTTCGCTGTCGTTGTAAGGTCGGATGGTATCGAATTCGCCCATCATGCTCTCTTGTTAGAAACGGCTAGGGTAAGTAGAGGAAATACCAGGGTGCGGTCTGAGTAATGGGCTCAGCCGATCTATAACCCTGTAAATAGACCGGCGATTATACGCACAAGTCACTTGGGAGACTGCGATGCTGGAAACTGCGACCTACGATTGTCCTTATTGTGGTGAAGAGGTCGAGACAACGGTGGACTTGTCCGGCGGTGATCAGGTTTACATAGAAGACTGTCAGGTGTGTTGCAGGCCGATTACTTTTGATCTGCAGGTGCATGGTGACGAATGGATGCTTGAGACTCGCAGCGAAAACGAATAACGGGTACAGCCATGCAGCGAATCTATGAACCGGAAAACCTGATGGAGGGCGAGCTGCTGCAACAGATGCTCGCCAGCGAAGGCATCGAGGCGCACCTGGTGGGGCGCCATTTGCTCGGCGGCACCGGTGAATTGCCGATCTTTGGCCTGCTGGGCCTGGAAGTGGACAACGACCGGGCCGCTGACGCCCGCGAACTGATTACCGCGTATATCGGCGCGCAGCCCCTGCCCGGCGATGAGCCCGACAGCTTCCCCGACGTGCTGGTCTGTTAGGCTGTAGGCTGGTTTACCCAAGAGTCGTGTTGCCCCATGTGTGGACGTTATGCCCTGTTTCGCTGGAACCCTTCCTTTGCTGCCTTGCCGGGCTTTCCGGCTGACCAGCAGGCCCAGTGGAACATCTCCCCGAATGATTCGGTGCTGATCCAGCGCCTGAACGAAGGACAGCACACCTTGGCCCGCGCCCGTTGGGGCCTGACCCCGCCGTGGCTCACCGATCTGTCCCGCACCCCCGCCCATGCCCGCGCCGAAACCCTGGCCGAGCAACCGATGTTCCGCGAACCCTTTCGCCAGCGTCGCTGCCTGCTGCCGGCCAACGGTTTCTACGAGTGGCGCGGCACCCAGCGCAAACGCCCGTACTGGTTGACGCCGGGGGAGGGGTCTACGTTGTTTTTTGCGGCGATCTGGGAAGCCTACCCGGTGCAGGAGCAGGTGTGGCTGAGCACGGCGGTCGTCACCCAGGCTGCGCAGAGTCAGCGCCGGCCGTTGATTCTGGACGCGGCGGGGCAGGCCGCCTGGCTCGATCCCGAAACGCCATTGCATGTGTTGCAAGGCCTGTTGGCCAGTGAACCCATCGCCTTGCGCGAGCGGGTCCTGGCCAACATGGTCAACGACCCCAAGCTCAACGGGCCAGAGTGCCTGACCCCGGCTTGAGCCTCAATATCGCTGTGGGATGTATCCGAAAATCAG
The genomic region above belongs to Pseudomonas sp. S35 and contains:
- a CDS encoding DUF2007 domain-containing protein; translated protein: MQRIYEPENLMEGELLQQMLASEGIEAHLVGRHLLGGTGELPIFGLLGLEVDNDRAADARELITAYIGAQPLPGDEPDSFPDVLVC
- a CDS encoding CPXCG motif-containing cysteine-rich protein, whose protein sequence is MLETATYDCPYCGEEVETTVDLSGGDQVYIEDCQVCCRPITFDLQVHGDEWMLETRSENE
- a CDS encoding SOS response-associated peptidase, whose amino-acid sequence is MCGRYALFRWNPSFAALPGFPADQQAQWNISPNDSVLIQRLNEGQHTLARARWGLTPPWLTDLSRTPAHARAETLAEQPMFREPFRQRRCLLPANGFYEWRGTQRKRPYWLTPGEGSTLFFAAIWEAYPVQEQVWLSTAVVTQAAQSQRRPLILDAAGQAAWLDPETPLHVLQGLLASEPIALRERVLANMVNDPKLNGPECLTPA